In the genome of Bacteroidota bacterium, one region contains:
- a CDS encoding SBBP repeat-containing protein: MFTKNKTTGLQIALSAFCILACIYGRTQIITKPQAHGSASTPEARNLLNGNGMCFTPNKGQIADMNGKLCPDVLYKSESGAADIYLRKTGISYVFSNMAEVMHEVHEKVEALINAGTLTEADEHTKQDELMRDEKIKTHRVDMDFAGANTNCRLVNENELDGYNNYYYAHCPNGITNVKQYNKVTYKDIYNGIDVKYYGDKEHGIKYDLIVQPRANPAQIKLQWKGAESIRINSEGHLVIKTSINEFYESIPKVYQVINGKVIDVPTKYILTRLSAGEAIINFSFSIFNSSYPLVVDPWATYYGGAFDDSGSSVACDNTGNVYLAGWTSSPNAGNVIATAGGFQTVLGGG; encoded by the coding sequence ATGTTCACAAAAAATAAAACTACCGGTTTACAGATAGCACTCTCCGCTTTTTGTATTCTTGCTTGTATCTATGGCAGAACCCAGATTATAACAAAGCCTCAGGCTCATGGATCAGCCAGCACGCCTGAAGCCCGTAACCTTTTAAACGGCAATGGTATGTGCTTTACCCCCAACAAAGGACAAATAGCCGATATGAATGGAAAGCTTTGCCCCGATGTATTATACAAAAGCGAAAGCGGCGCTGCCGATATTTATTTACGCAAAACAGGCATCAGCTATGTATTCAGCAATATGGCTGAAGTGATGCACGAAGTACATGAAAAAGTGGAAGCATTAATTAATGCCGGAACATTAACCGAAGCCGATGAACATACAAAACAAGATGAATTAATGCGCGATGAAAAAATTAAAACACACAGGGTTGATATGGATTTTGCCGGAGCCAATACTAACTGCAGGCTTGTTAATGAAAATGAATTGGATGGCTACAACAATTACTATTATGCTCATTGCCCCAATGGAATTACAAATGTAAAACAATATAACAAAGTAACATACAAAGATATTTACAACGGTATTGATGTAAAATATTACGGAGACAAAGAACATGGAATAAAATATGACCTCATCGTACAACCCCGCGCCAACCCCGCTCAAATAAAACTCCAATGGAAAGGAGCCGAAAGTATACGCATTAATAGCGAAGGTCACTTGGTAATTAAAACCAGTATTAATGAATTTTACGAATCCATCCCGAAAGTTTACCAGGTAATAAACGGAAAAGTAATAGATGTGCCTACAAAATATATTTTGACCCGACTATCCGCAGGGGAAGCCATAATTAATTTTTCATTTTCAATTTTTAATTCTTCATACCCTTTAGTGGTTGATCCCTGGGCAACCTATTACGGAGGTGCATTTGATGATTCTGGTTCCAGCGTAGCCTGCGATAACACAGGGAATGTGTACCTGGCAGGATGGACCTCCAGCCCCAATGCGGGCAATGTAATCGCTACTGCCGGCGGTTTTCAAACTGTTTTAGGTGGAGG